In a single window of the Alteriqipengyuania lutimaris genome:
- a CDS encoding serine hydrolase domain-containing protein, with protein sequence MIDIERAFAPARRMIEEGRMPCAALGIIARDGTSAVSYHGDATIEPDHEELTREHWFDLASVSKVIGTTTMVLKLAEEGRLDLDAPLTSAIPDLRQYDVEHASERRITFRQCLAHQTFLPAVFPIYTYGDDPLRMRAFVLQRQWTHGAPVYSDINFILLGIAVERITGKPLSGWPLGKGLSYGPPPGPAVATEFCTWRNRMLKGEVHDENAAALGGAPGHAGLFGTVDGVLGFARALMAGEVLSPASMRLIRTSQFHHRTHGWELPYGGWSGGEACSRTTIGHTGFTGTGLWVDFERGMAWTLLTNRVHPTRHRDRAIYELRPEIGRSVIEAWEAAN encoded by the coding sequence ATGATCGATATAGAACGCGCGTTCGCCCCCGCTCGCCGCATGATCGAGGAAGGGCGTATGCCCTGCGCGGCCCTGGGCATCATCGCCCGGGATGGTACCAGCGCGGTATCCTACCACGGGGATGCGACGATAGAGCCGGACCACGAGGAACTGACGCGAGAGCACTGGTTCGATCTCGCATCGGTATCGAAGGTCATCGGCACCACCACGATGGTTCTCAAACTGGCCGAGGAAGGACGGCTCGATCTCGACGCACCGCTGACGAGCGCGATACCCGATCTGCGCCAATACGATGTCGAACACGCGTCCGAGCGGCGGATTACCTTCCGTCAGTGCCTCGCCCATCAGACCTTTCTGCCTGCGGTCTTCCCGATCTATACCTATGGCGACGATCCGCTGCGAATGCGCGCCTTCGTGCTCCAGCGCCAATGGACGCACGGCGCACCGGTCTATTCCGATATCAATTTCATCCTGCTCGGGATCGCGGTCGAGCGGATTACCGGCAAGCCGCTGTCCGGCTGGCCGCTCGGCAAGGGCCTCTCCTACGGCCCGCCGCCCGGCCCGGCGGTCGCAACCGAATTCTGTACCTGGCGCAATCGCATGCTGAAGGGAGAGGTGCATGACGAGAACGCCGCAGCCCTTGGTGGCGCGCCGGGCCACGCGGGCCTCTTCGGCACGGTAGACGGCGTGCTTGGGTTCGCGCGCGCCTTGATGGCAGGCGAGGTGCTGTCGCCTGCCTCGATGCGGCTCATCCGAACGTCGCAATTCCATCACCGGACGCATGGATGGGAGCTGCCTTATGGTGGCTGGTCCGGGGGAGAAGCCTGTTCGCGCACCACGATCGGACACACAGGATTTACGGGAACCGGGTTGTGGGTGGATTTCGAGCGCGGGATGGCGTGGACGCTCCTTACCAATCGCGTCCATCCGACACGCCATCGCGACCGCGCGATCTACGAATTGCGGCCCGAGATCGGTCGCAGCGTCATCGAAGCCTGGGAAGCCGCGAATTAG
- a CDS encoding amidohydrolase family protein, whose protein sequence is MIRTLVALLAALASLAVAFAGPPASAQQERATLIRNARIFDATGAPAFRGDVLIRGGTIAEIAPRIRHPRGSVVVDAKGRTLIPGLHDLHTHLRSPAYSAPEDMAKAWAGYLVNGVTMVNDYSLSAEMLQPIRAITTGPDAIWAPHLNLAIRAGVPGGHGTEYGWGDFFTMKAASPRAAHLAMTRALPYRPDVVKVFADGWRYDRGPDLNSMNVGTLTAIVADAHARGIPVVTHTVTLEGAKVAAAAGVDAVVHGIGDVRVDDEAIALMRDRGTGYVSTLVVYEPGDIRQMTDGEKSVLSSPELAREAARAARGNRVVEPEVTARWEVLKANLKAMHAANIPIGVGTDAGIGGVYHGSAAIREIGWLVQLGLTPAEALIAATRTSAEIMGQADRHGTIAVGMRADLVLVDGRPDEEITDLWKIARVWKAGSEVPLKELRARASNPAMTPLPTVSMTGPILTGARSDGRTDLDTLPVDSTDAGSDHSDIAFVHRHGPDGAQPIFSLASFGASARPFAQLVLPLTKGAVLPADASRFAGIAFKARGAGTYRLRLESYGLDDSDWFQQNFDAGSKMREIRLPFSAFTSNADAQLDLERLRALRFELTGEPGGRGWLELDDVRFY, encoded by the coding sequence ATGATCCGCACTCTCGTCGCCCTGCTTGCCGCATTGGCCTCCTTGGCCGTCGCCTTTGCGGGCCCGCCTGCCAGCGCCCAGCAGGAACGGGCGACGCTGATCCGCAACGCCCGGATCTTCGATGCCACCGGCGCGCCCGCTTTTCGCGGGGATGTCCTGATAAGGGGCGGCACCATCGCCGAGATCGCCCCGCGCATCCGCCACCCGCGTGGTTCGGTGGTGGTCGATGCGAAGGGGCGCACTCTGATTCCCGGGCTGCATGACCTCCATACCCATCTGCGCTCTCCCGCCTATTCCGCCCCCGAAGACATGGCGAAAGCCTGGGCGGGCTATCTGGTGAACGGCGTGACCATGGTGAACGATTATTCGCTTTCGGCGGAAATGCTCCAGCCGATCCGCGCCATCACCACCGGGCCCGACGCGATCTGGGCACCGCATCTCAATCTTGCGATCCGCGCGGGCGTGCCGGGCGGGCACGGCACGGAATATGGCTGGGGGGACTTCTTCACGATGAAGGCCGCCAGTCCGCGTGCAGCTCATCTCGCGATGACGCGGGCCCTGCCGTATCGGCCCGACGTGGTCAAAGTGTTCGCCGATGGCTGGCGATACGATCGTGGTCCGGATCTCAATTCCATGAATGTCGGCACGCTCACGGCAATTGTCGCGGATGCCCATGCGCGCGGCATCCCGGTGGTGACACACACCGTCACGCTCGAAGGCGCGAAGGTGGCCGCGGCGGCGGGGGTCGATGCGGTGGTCCACGGGATCGGAGACGTCCGGGTGGACGACGAGGCGATCGCCCTGATGCGCGACAGGGGAACGGGTTATGTCTCGACTTTGGTCGTCTACGAGCCGGGCGATATACGCCAGATGACGGATGGGGAGAAAAGCGTCCTGTCCTCTCCCGAACTGGCGCGCGAGGCAGCCCGGGCGGCGCGCGGCAATCGTGTCGTCGAACCGGAGGTCACCGCGCGGTGGGAGGTTCTCAAGGCCAATCTCAAGGCGATGCACGCCGCGAATATCCCCATCGGCGTGGGGACGGATGCGGGGATTGGCGGCGTCTATCACGGCAGCGCCGCCATTCGCGAGATCGGCTGGCTGGTCCAACTCGGTCTGACGCCTGCCGAAGCGCTGATCGCAGCGACCCGCACCAGTGCCGAAATTATGGGTCAGGCCGACCGTCACGGCACGATCGCCGTCGGAATGCGCGCAGATCTCGTGCTCGTGGATGGTCGCCCGGACGAGGAGATTACCGACCTGTGGAAGATCGCGCGCGTCTGGAAGGCGGGCAGCGAGGTGCCGCTCAAAGAACTGCGCGCTCGCGCGAGCAATCCAGCGATGACACCCCTTCCCACCGTGTCGATGACGGGGCCTATCCTGACGGGTGCACGCAGCGACGGACGGACCGACCTCGACACCTTGCCGGTCGATTCCACCGATGCGGGCAGCGACCACAGCGATATCGCTTTCGTCCATCGCCACGGACCTGACGGCGCGCAGCCGATCTTCAGCCTCGCAAGCTTCGGCGCGAGCGCCCGTCCCTTCGCACAACTGGTCCTCCCGCTCACGAAGGGCGCGGTGCTGCCCGCCGATGCGAGCCGGTTTGCGGGCATCGCCTTCAAGGCGCGGGGGGCCGGGACATACCGCCTGCGCCTGGAAAGCTATGGCCTCGACGACTCGGACTGGTTCCAGCAGAATTTCGATGCGGGTTCGAAAATGCGCGAAATTCGCCTGCCCTTCTCCGCGTTCACGAGCAACGCGGATGCGCAACTCGACCTTGAAAGGCTGCGCGCGCTGCGTTTCGAACTGACGGGCGAGCCGGGCGGGCGCGGCTGGCTGGAACTGGACGATGTGCGCTTCTACTGA
- a CDS encoding S9 family peptidase: MRFLTLLFATLVLLQSPSLAQEDRFPPVTDVASSENLAERLALPFASGLAGAADAPVFAWVKNARGVRNVMVARAGETARRLTDYGADDGIEIYGLALSPDGTKLAFVRGGDASFADDHSPNTGQAVEAPDQTVYLANLASGAAPRAIGRGHDPSFSPDGRSLLFVRSGTIMVSTGEDEARRVADLRGNAGDFSWSPDGTRILFRELRSGHSIVGVVDIARASLHYLGATLGHSSDPAFSPDGQAVAFIQFRDAPARFDDSRGSFWSVRVADLATGDVRTVWSAPEGEGGQYYGTRGRNLFWTASGHLLFPHEGSGWLHVMAVPATGGPAHDLTPDANEVENFVPTPDGRGVVYSANPGDLDSRTLWQVDIASGADRRLTDDGQFAFFPVFGGTRLAATLTDARSPAHMVLIDTMEALGPKPSVAAYPGPQTVRFTAEDGTSVHGQYFRGVGEGPRPALIFAHGGPRRQMIAGFHPIFYYHNTYIRNQEFAAQGYDVLSVNFRSGTNYGRAFREAPGTGREGASEYQDILAGARWLAARPGVDPARIGIWGGSWGGYLAALALARDSDLFGAGVDLHGVHAMVRPVPDTYAPDEALAIQQLQWESSPMGAIEDWRSPVLLIHGDDDQNVDYRQSLLLARELTARGVPFEELAIPNERHDFFRYESWLESLEATGDFFDRTLEQAR, translated from the coding sequence ATGCGGTTCCTCACCCTCCTTTTCGCCACGCTGGTGTTGCTCCAGTCGCCCTCGCTCGCGCAGGAGGATCGATTCCCGCCGGTAACGGATGTCGCAAGCTCCGAGAATCTGGCGGAGCGCTTGGCGCTCCCCTTCGCCTCTGGCCTCGCAGGAGCCGCCGATGCGCCGGTATTCGCCTGGGTCAAAAACGCGCGCGGCGTGCGCAATGTCATGGTGGCACGCGCGGGAGAGACCGCGCGCAGACTGACCGATTATGGCGCCGACGACGGGATCGAGATTTACGGCCTCGCTTTGTCGCCCGATGGGACGAAGCTCGCGTTCGTTCGTGGCGGCGACGCTTCCTTCGCCGACGATCACTCGCCCAACACCGGACAGGCCGTGGAAGCGCCCGACCAGACGGTCTATCTCGCCAATCTCGCCAGCGGCGCAGCGCCGCGCGCGATCGGTAGAGGGCACGACCCCTCGTTCTCGCCCGACGGACGCTCGCTCCTCTTCGTACGGAGCGGAACGATCATGGTATCGACCGGAGAGGACGAGGCGCGCCGCGTCGCGGATCTGCGCGGTAATGCAGGCGATTTCAGCTGGTCGCCCGATGGGACGCGCATCCTGTTTCGCGAATTGCGTTCAGGCCACAGCATTGTCGGGGTGGTCGACATCGCTCGGGCAAGCTTGCACTATCTCGGCGCGACACTTGGCCATTCGAGCGATCCCGCCTTTTCACCTGACGGCCAGGCGGTTGCCTTCATTCAGTTCCGCGATGCCCCCGCCCGTTTCGATGACAGCCGCGGATCCTTCTGGTCGGTGCGCGTGGCGGATCTAGCGACGGGGGATGTTCGCACCGTATGGTCGGCGCCGGAAGGCGAAGGCGGGCAATATTACGGGACGCGAGGACGCAATCTCTTCTGGACGGCCTCGGGCCATCTGCTCTTTCCCCACGAGGGGAGCGGCTGGCTTCATGTCATGGCGGTGCCCGCCACGGGTGGGCCTGCGCACGATCTGACGCCGGACGCCAACGAGGTCGAGAATTTCGTGCCCACGCCGGACGGGCGGGGGGTTGTCTATTCCGCCAATCCCGGCGATCTCGACAGCCGCACACTCTGGCAGGTCGATATCGCCAGCGGCGCGGACCGGCGGCTTACCGATGATGGGCAATTCGCCTTTTTCCCGGTTTTCGGCGGAACTCGCCTCGCAGCGACGCTGACCGACGCGCGATCGCCCGCGCATATGGTGCTGATCGACACGATGGAAGCGCTCGGCCCGAAACCGAGCGTCGCGGCCTATCCCGGGCCCCAGACGGTCCGCTTCACGGCGGAGGACGGCACAAGCGTCCACGGCCAGTATTTTCGCGGCGTCGGCGAAGGCCCCCGCCCGGCGCTGATCTTCGCCCATGGAGGTCCGCGCCGTCAGATGATCGCAGGCTTCCACCCGATTTTCTATTATCACAACACCTATATCCGGAATCAGGAATTCGCGGCCCAGGGCTATGACGTTCTTTCGGTCAATTTCCGCAGCGGCACGAATTACGGCCGCGCCTTCCGCGAAGCGCCCGGCACGGGGCGGGAGGGCGCTTCGGAATATCAAGACATTCTTGCAGGCGCGCGCTGGCTGGCGGCACGGCCCGGCGTCGATCCGGCGCGCATCGGGATCTGGGGCGGGAGCTGGGGCGGATATCTCGCTGCCCTCGCGCTCGCGCGCGATAGCGATCTGTTCGGGGCGGGAGTCGATCTTCATGGCGTGCACGCGATGGTCCGCCCGGTGCCCGACACCTACGCGCCCGACGAAGCCCTGGCGATTCAGCAGCTGCAATGGGAGAGCTCACCCATGGGCGCGATCGAGGACTGGCGTTCACCCGTCCTGCTGATCCACGGCGATGACGATCAGAACGTCGATTATCGCCAGTCGCTCCTGCTGGCGCGCGAATTGACCGCGCGCGGGGTACCGTTCGAGGAACTCGCGATACCCAACGAACGCCACGATTTCTTCCGCTATGAAAGCTGGCTCGAATCGCTGGAGGCGACCGGGGACTTTTTCGATCGCACGCTGGAGCAGGCACGATGA
- a CDS encoding N-acetylmuramic acid 6-phosphate etherase, whose product MSTESIDPNLQEIDRWPLDKAVATILDGQAHAVAAVARVSDAIAKAAKEAAARLGASGRIAYAGAGTSGRIGVQDGVELTPTFGWPEERLAFFLAGGSDAMMRAVEGAEDDEAAGRAAVREAALGQSDVLIGIAASGHTPFTIGAVREARAGGVLTISVANNPGSPLLEAGEHAILLDTGAEAIAGSTRLGAGTAQKAALNALSTAIMLELGLVYRGLMVNMRISNAKLERRAVAMIERVAGVAQSTARRALALAEGDIRLAVLLALGHEANAAAQALTSGERFDALVERLRG is encoded by the coding sequence ATGAGCACCGAGAGTATCGACCCCAACCTTCAGGAGATCGACCGCTGGCCGCTGGATAAGGCGGTCGCCACGATCCTCGACGGACAGGCCCATGCCGTGGCGGCGGTCGCGCGTGTGAGCGACGCGATCGCAAAGGCGGCCAAGGAGGCGGCGGCGCGCCTCGGCGCCAGCGGCCGGATCGCCTATGCCGGGGCGGGCACGTCGGGCCGGATCGGCGTGCAGGATGGCGTCGAACTCACGCCGACCTTCGGGTGGCCCGAAGAACGCCTCGCCTTCTTCCTTGCCGGAGGGTCCGATGCGATGATGCGCGCGGTCGAAGGTGCGGAGGACGACGAGGCCGCCGGAAGAGCGGCGGTGCGCGAAGCGGCGCTGGGGCAGTCGGATGTGCTGATCGGGATCGCCGCCAGCGGACATACGCCCTTCACCATCGGCGCCGTCCGGGAAGCGCGCGCGGGCGGGGTGCTGACCATTTCCGTCGCCAACAATCCGGGCAGCCCGCTGCTGGAAGCCGGCGAACACGCCATCCTGCTCGATACGGGAGCGGAAGCGATTGCGGGATCCACTCGCCTGGGCGCCGGAACCGCGCAGAAGGCCGCGCTCAACGCTCTGTCGACCGCGATCATGCTTGAGCTCGGCCTCGTTTACCGAGGTCTGATGGTCAACATGCGGATCAGCAATGCGAAGCTGGAGAGGCGTGCGGTCGCGATGATCGAGAGGGTCGCGGGAGTCGCACAAAGCACGGCTCGCAGGGCTCTCGCTCTCGCCGAGGGCGATATCCGCCTGGCGGTCCTCCTCGCGCTCGGCCACGAAGCGAACGCGGCGGCGCAAGCCCTCACGAGCGGCGAGCGTTTCGATGCGCTGGTCGAGCGTCTGCGCGGCTAG
- a CDS encoding BadF/BadG/BcrA/BcrD ATPase family protein — protein MARYYLGFDVGGSRTRARLINADGAVIGTGEAGPGNTRMGIGRVKKVLLEAGSDAIAAAGIEDGAIGEIAMGAGIAGLSRDGACSALEAEDFPYASTLFATDGMIANLGAHGGQDGAILIIGTGSSAHVLHEGKSFTIGGYGFPISDEGSGAALGLSAMRHALRALDGRTKPTPLSSAITARFGHETPRAIAWMDEARPADYASFAPLVMDFAEANDEIARSIVEDGARHIERFIETIFERGAIRCALAGGLAPRMEPWLKARTVARLVPAHGDPVDGALYLAGYRPQP, from the coding sequence ATGGCGCGATATTATCTCGGTTTCGACGTCGGTGGCAGCAGGACGCGCGCGCGGCTGATCAATGCGGACGGAGCCGTAATCGGCACGGGCGAGGCGGGGCCCGGCAATACGCGCATGGGGATCGGCCGGGTCAAAAAGGTCCTGCTCGAGGCGGGTAGCGATGCCATCGCCGCCGCAGGGATCGAAGACGGCGCAATCGGCGAGATCGCGATGGGTGCGGGGATCGCCGGATTGTCGCGCGACGGGGCTTGCAGCGCGTTGGAAGCGGAGGATTTTCCCTATGCCAGCACCCTTTTCGCCACCGACGGGATGATCGCCAATCTGGGTGCCCATGGCGGGCAGGACGGTGCCATTCTGATTATCGGCACGGGCAGTTCGGCGCATGTTCTGCACGAGGGGAAAAGCTTCACCATCGGCGGATACGGCTTTCCCATTTCCGACGAAGGCAGCGGAGCCGCACTCGGCCTCAGCGCGATGCGCCACGCCTTACGCGCGCTCGACGGGCGGACCAAGCCCACTCCGCTCAGCAGCGCGATCACCGCCCGCTTCGGCCACGAGACCCCGCGCGCGATCGCCTGGATGGACGAGGCGCGGCCCGCCGATTATGCGAGCTTCGCGCCGCTGGTGATGGATTTCGCCGAAGCGAATGATGAGATCGCCCGCTCCATAGTCGAGGATGGGGCGCGCCATATCGAGCGGTTCATCGAGACGATCTTCGAACGCGGCGCAATTCGATGCGCGCTTGCCGGCGGGCTCGCGCCGCGCATGGAGCCGTGGCTGAAGGCGCGAACGGTGGCGCGGCTGGTGCCGGCACATGGCGACCCGGTGGACGGCGCCCTCTATCTCGCGGGATATCGCCCTCAGCCATAA
- a CDS encoding MFS transporter — translation MFNAVLLLRLARHGVDIVTIGYFAWVALLPTFKFLWSPLLDRFSVPGFSRFWGKRRGWIMLSQLGIFASMVGMAFTSADTHLPLVALFAILLAFWTTTLEVAADGWRIELAPTQESQAPIVAANLWGYRSAMVAAGSGAVLIAARADWTFAYLAIALAAFAPFPVLALTRREPGTDGGRGAALLNGVAIGTVILTASCAIVAIPGWMALTMLAGAGIDSDTNLTPAVIAIALAPFALLAIALPRIKRLPSDAALLRSTTLGPFVDIFWRYGFATLVVLGFVSLYRVGDVLALTLSHPMWDARGYSLDQIGIADGAVALPASMVGVALGSWMAAKWRLSWALAAGALVAALGNWVYVWLWLRPADGWVLYTSVAVDQFGNGLAGAVFVVYLSMLVNPRFPAAQYAFLSGFAFLLARLLAGASGEMQQAIGYDGFFILTGAASIAAIVFLPFLARIRSRGNSAGPQEAA, via the coding sequence ATGTTCAACGCCGTCCTGCTGTTGCGGCTGGCGCGGCACGGCGTTGATATCGTCACCATCGGCTATTTCGCCTGGGTGGCATTGTTGCCGACTTTCAAGTTCCTCTGGTCGCCACTGCTCGATCGATTCTCGGTGCCGGGCTTTTCGCGGTTCTGGGGCAAGCGGCGCGGCTGGATCATGCTGTCCCAGCTCGGCATTTTTGCAAGCATGGTGGGCATGGCTTTCACCAGCGCCGACACCCACTTGCCACTCGTCGCATTGTTCGCGATCCTGCTCGCCTTCTGGACCACGACGCTGGAAGTCGCCGCCGATGGCTGGCGTATCGAGCTTGCGCCGACCCAGGAATCGCAGGCGCCGATCGTGGCGGCCAATCTGTGGGGCTATCGCAGCGCGATGGTGGCGGCGGGCAGTGGCGCGGTGCTTATCGCTGCGCGCGCGGACTGGACGTTTGCCTATCTCGCGATCGCTCTGGCCGCTTTCGCGCCCTTTCCGGTCCTCGCCCTGACGCGCCGCGAGCCCGGAACCGATGGTGGTCGCGGTGCAGCGCTTCTGAACGGCGTGGCGATCGGAACAGTGATCCTCACTGCATCCTGTGCGATCGTCGCCATCCCCGGCTGGATGGCCCTCACCATGCTGGCCGGTGCGGGCATCGATTCCGATACGAACCTGACGCCCGCGGTGATCGCAATCGCTCTTGCTCCCTTCGCGCTGCTCGCCATTGCCCTGCCGCGGATCAAACGACTGCCGAGCGATGCGGCCCTTCTGCGCTCGACGACCCTCGGCCCCTTCGTCGATATCTTCTGGCGCTACGGTTTCGCCACGCTGGTCGTGCTCGGCTTCGTCTCGCTTTACCGGGTGGGAGACGTGCTCGCGCTCACCCTGTCCCATCCGATGTGGGACGCGCGTGGCTATTCGCTAGACCAGATCGGGATTGCCGATGGCGCGGTCGCTCTGCCTGCGAGCATGGTGGGTGTGGCGCTGGGCAGCTGGATGGCGGCGAAATGGCGCCTGTCATGGGCGCTCGCGGCGGGCGCACTGGTCGCCGCGCTGGGGAATTGGGTGTATGTCTGGTTGTGGTTGCGGCCGGCCGACGGCTGGGTGCTCTACACCAGCGTGGCTGTCGATCAGTTTGGCAATGGGCTCGCGGGCGCGGTCTTCGTGGTGTATCTCTCCATGCTGGTCAATCCGCGTTTCCCGGCGGCGCAATACGCCTTTCTCTCCGGCTTCGCCTTTCTGCTCGCACGATTGCTGGCGGGCGCATCGGGAGAAATGCAGCAGGCGATCGGCTATGACGGCTTCTTCATCCTGACCGGCGCGGCCAGTATCGCCGCGATCGTCTTTCTTCCCTTTCTCGCGCGCATCCGATCGCGAGGAAACAGCGCCGGGCCCCAGGAGGCCGCATGA
- a CDS encoding SIS domain-containing protein: MSATHAASSQMLREAAEAPRRAAWQRDRNRDALREAARRIRALDPPFAITIAQGSSDRAASFEAAQKLKEVTRIHAEAFSSADVAHGPMALIGEGDPVFAFASRRRCTGRFPGSARIAARAGAHILWAGSADTCSLPAIRSRDPGVEATGMILSFYRLVEALAHRRGLDPDHPPHLSKITRTR; encoded by the coding sequence ATGAGCGCGACCCACGCCGCATCATCGCAAATGCTGCGCGAAGCGGCCGAAGCGCCCCGGCGGGCAGCCTGGCAGCGTGACCGCAACCGCGACGCCCTGCGCGAAGCGGCACGGCGCATCCGCGCGCTCGATCCTCCATTCGCCATCACGATCGCGCAGGGCTCGTCCGATCGTGCGGCAAGCTTCGAGGCGGCGCAGAAGTTGAAGGAGGTCACGCGGATCCATGCCGAGGCGTTCAGCAGCGCCGACGTCGCGCACGGACCGATGGCGCTGATCGGCGAAGGCGATCCGGTCTTCGCTTTCGCCTCCCGGCGACGCTGCACGGGACGGTTTCCTGGATCGGCTCGGATCGCTGCGCGAGCGGGCGCGCATATCCTGTGGGCCGGAAGCGCGGATACCTGTTCCCTGCCCGCGATCCGCTCGCGCGATCCGGGGGTCGAGGCGACCGGCATGATCCTTAGCTTCTATCGCCTGGTCGAGGCGCTCGCCCACAGGCGCGGACTCGATCCCGATCATCCGCCCCATCTTTCCAAAATCACGCGCACCCGATGA
- the nagA gene encoding N-acetylglucosamine-6-phosphate deacetylase: protein MSAHILSGAKIVTADGLRDGAAVAIENGLVREIGSGAKPSAKRVELEGGYLVPGFIDTQVNGGGGVLFNDAPTVETIDAIAQAHRRHGTSGLLPTLISDDFDTLRCGIEAVDAAIAAGVPGILGIHVEGPFISTERRGIHADRFVRAPMEAELELLARPSRGVKLVTLAPEAVPAGTIPRLRAAGVLVAAGHSTADYAATQRALDEGLDGFTHLFNAMTPFGSREPGMVGAALEDRKSRFGIIVDGHHVHPASLRVALAARGLDGAMLVTDAMPPAGTAMARFELQGRTIMVADAALRGDDGKLAGSALTMDLALRNAIGMLGLSLADASRLASANPASFLRMSARRGTIAPGMVADLVHLDDALRVRRVWIAGRLHDYG from the coding sequence ATGAGCGCGCACATCCTCTCTGGCGCAAAAATCGTTACCGCCGATGGCTTACGGGATGGCGCGGCTGTCGCGATCGAGAATGGTCTTGTCCGCGAGATCGGCTCTGGCGCCAAACCGTCCGCGAAGCGTGTCGAGCTGGAGGGCGGCTATCTCGTCCCGGGTTTCATCGACACTCAGGTCAATGGCGGCGGCGGCGTTCTGTTCAACGACGCACCGACCGTCGAAACGATAGACGCCATCGCGCAGGCCCATCGCCGCCATGGAACGAGCGGCCTCCTTCCTACCCTTATCAGCGACGATTTCGACACTCTGCGATGTGGGATCGAAGCCGTCGATGCGGCCATCGCGGCGGGCGTGCCGGGAATACTCGGCATCCATGTCGAGGGGCCGTTCATCAGCACGGAGCGGCGCGGCATTCACGCCGATCGGTTCGTTCGCGCGCCGATGGAAGCGGAGCTCGAACTGCTCGCTCGCCCTTCGCGAGGCGTGAAACTGGTCACTCTCGCCCCCGAGGCAGTGCCAGCCGGGACGATTCCACGCCTGCGCGCAGCGGGAGTGCTGGTCGCCGCTGGCCACTCGACTGCCGATTACGCGGCGACGCAGCGCGCGCTCGACGAAGGGCTCGACGGGTTCACGCACCTGTTCAACGCGATGACGCCCTTCGGATCGCGCGAACCGGGCATGGTCGGCGCCGCGCTTGAAGATCGCAAGAGCCGGTTCGGCATTATCGTCGATGGCCACCACGTGCATCCTGCCAGCCTGCGCGTGGCGCTCGCGGCGCGCGGGCTCGATGGGGCAATGCTGGTTACCGACGCGATGCCCCCAGCTGGCACGGCCATGGCGCGGTTCGAGTTGCAGGGCCGGACGATCATGGTCGCGGATGCTGCTCTGCGGGGCGACGACGGCAAGCTCGCCGGAAGCGCGCTGACGATGGATCTGGCGCTGCGCAACGCGATCGGGATGCTTGGTCTGTCGCTCGCGGATGCAAGCCGCCTTGCAAGCGCCAATCCGGCGTCGTTCCTGCGCATGAGTGCCCGGCGCGGAACCATCGCGCCCGGCATGGTCGCCGATCTGGTCCACCTCGATGATGCGCTTCGGGTCCGCCGGGTCTGGATCGCCGGACGGCTCCACGATTATGGCTGA